In Acholeplasma equirhinis, the sequence GATGCAGTATTAAATCCTTATAAACAAATTGTGCATTGCCACTAACCTTTTTACCACGAATCTTTAAATCGCTTTTTCCACTAAACTCAATTGGAATACCAATTTTATTTAAAGCATCAACAATTGGTTGAGTCATTTTTTTATAGTTATTTATATGATCTTTAGATTTCGTAATAAAAGTGTAGTTTAAGTTTCCAAGATCATGAAATACTGTGCCACCACCTGAAATTCGTCTTACGAGTGGTATTTTATTTTTATGAACATATCTTAAATTAACTTCTTCATAAACATTTTGGTTTCTACCAACACAGATTGCGGTATTGTTTTGCCACAGTAAAAAAATATCCTCATCTTTAGCGATTTCTTTAAGGATATATTCTTCCCAGGCAAGATTAAAATAGATATCATTTGAGATAGGAAAGATTGTTTTCATGCGTATTTCTCCAAAATTAATTACAGTACAATATTACCATAAAATGGTAAAATAAGAACAAACTAGGTGACTACATGAAAGCAGTATTAATTTATAATGAGGCTTCAGGAAAAGGTAGAGTTCGAAAGGACTTTGACAAAATTAATGCCTTCTTCAAATTAAATCAATGGGAAGTTGATTATTATCAAGTTACCAAAGAAAAAGATCTTTCAATGGATTGTTTTGATATGGCAGAAAACTATGATACTTTTTTAATTGCAGGTGGTGATGGTACAATTCACTCTGTGATTCAAGGTATTATGAAAGTTGAAAAAGAAAAAAGACCTAAACTCTTATTTTTACCTTATGGTACAACAAATGATGTTGCAGGCATGCTTGGGTTAGGTAAAAATGTTTTCTATAACTTAGCACTTTTAAAAACTGATATTTTTGAAGAGATGGATGTATATAAAGCTAATGAGGATTACTTTGTATATGCTGCAGCAATAGGGAAGTTCTCAAAAATATCCTATGAAATCGATCGTAAAAAGTTAAGATGGTTAGGTCCTATTGGTTACGTGATGAACGGATTTAATGATTTATTTTCAATGTATAAAATGAAGGTAATTGCAAAAACTCAAACTAAAATATATGAGAAAAGGTCATTCTTAATCTTAATGGCAGCTGGTTCACGTGTTGGTGGATTTAATATGAGTAAATTCACAAAAGACGTGAAATTGAATAGTGGAAAACTTGCGATTAGAATATTTACAAGAAACCATCCATTCTCATGGTTTAAGATGGTTTGGTTCTATTTATTTAGAGGCAGACATTTTAAAAATGATCTTCATTTAAATGAAAGTATGATTCAATTTGATATTGATCCAAAATTGACTTGGAACTTAGATGGTGAAAAAGGTCCAAAGGGACCATTGAAAATCGAAGTCATGAATAAAGAAATTACTGTCTTTGTTCATCCAAAACATCGAAACAGATTATTCTAAAAGTGGAAATTGCTTTATTAAGCGAACAAATTATTTTAAAATCAAGATTGGGTAGTATATTCAAATGCATATATAGGAGATAAAAATGGATAAGATTTTAGAAGTCAAAGAACTTTATAAAAAATTCGGTGACCTAGTCGCAGTGAACAACATTTCTTTTTATGTTAAACGTGGTGAACTTTACGCATTCTTAGGACAAAATGGTGCGGGTAAATCAACAACTATTAACATGATTATTACACTGCTTGATAGAAATGGTGGCAGTATTTTATTAAACGGAAAAGATGACCCAGCATATATTAGAGAAAAAATTGGTGTTGTTTTCCAAGAAAATGTACTTGACCCACTATTAACTGTAAGAGAAAATTTATTAACACGAGGTATTCTTTACCTTAAAGATAAAAATAAAGTTTTAGAACGTTATAATGAACTTGCAGAATTCTTAGAACTCAAAGACATTGAGAACAAACGATTCAAAACTTTATCAGGCGGTCAAAAAAGACGTGCTGAAATTGCAAGAGCACTTTTCTCTAATCCGGAACTATTGATTCTTGACGAACCAACAACTGGTCTTGATCCCGAAACACGTCAAGTAGTATGGAAAGTAATTGATAATCTTAGAATTAAACACGGTATTACAGTTTTCCTAACAACACACTATATGGAAGAAGCAGCAAATGCTGATCATGTAGTCATTATCCATAAAGGTAATATTGTGGCTAAAGGATCACCAACTGAACTTAAAGTTCAATATTCAAAAGACTACTTTAGACTTGTTCCAAAAGATATTAAAGCATTAGAAGTATTCTTAAGTAAGTCAAAAAGAACCTTCAAGAAGGTTGCAGATCAATACTATGTTGAAATCAAAAATACTGAAGACACAATCAATTTAATTATTGAATTAAAAGATAACATTGATACTTTTGAAGTTGTTAAAGGCACATTAGATGATGTATTTGTGAATGTGGTAGGTGAACAAAAATGAGTGAATTTTTAGCGTTAACAACAAGAAACATTAAGATTTTCTTAAGAGATAAAACGGCTGTATTCTTCTCATTCCTATCAGTAATCATTTTACTTGGTTTATATATTCTCTTCTTAGGTAACCAATTTAAAATGGAAGAACTAAATGGTCTCTTTACAGATCAGGAACAAAGCTTCTTTGTATATTCTCAAATGATTCCAGGTTTGATTGTTATTAACACACTAACAATTTCATTGGGTAATCTTGGAAATGTAATCAATGACTTAGAGTATAAAATTATGGATGGTTTCATGGTTACACCTGTGAAACGATTTAAAGTAATTTTTGCATATTATAGCTCATCACTATTAATTACAATCGCACTCTCATGGGCAATGTTGCTAGCAGCTTGGGGGTTACTTGGTATCACATCAGGGATTTTCTTTAATCCAAGCATTATTTTAAATGCAGCACTAGTGATTGTCTTATGTTCATTCATATCATCTGCATTCATGGTTCTATTAACTGCATTTATTAAATCAATTAATGCATTTGGTGCAGTTGCAGGGGTATTTGGTACAGTTATTGGGTTTACATCGGGTATTTATATGCCGCTTGCAATCTTACCTCAAGCAATGAGTTATGTTTCAAGTTTAATTCCATTTACACACATGACGATTCTTTTAAGACAAATCATGTTTGTTCAAGCATATGAAATGTTAGAAACAAAATTAAATGCTGAAGGATTAGCTGAAATTAATAAGTATTATGGATTAAATGAACTAGGTGTACTTGGTCAACAAATTCCATTGTATATTATTTTAATATTATGTGTTGCCTTAAGTTTAGGACTCTTATTACTAGCAACTAAATTAATTAGTAAGAGAATTTCAAAAAAATAAGCATGAAAAAAGGGACAATTTTGTCCCTTTATTTTCGTATAAATACAAGAATAATTGAGGCAATGGTTGAACCTAATGCACCAACACCAATTAATAAGCCAAAGGCCATAATTGGAAAACTCAATTCACTTTGATCAAGTATGCCTGCAACAAATACAATAAGTGCAATTAACCACAAGACAAGCGGAATCGCAAACGCGAAGATATCCTTTTTTCTAGATAGCATCGCACTAAATGGAAAACTTATAACCCCAGTTACGAGTATGACTAATATAAACGTTAGTAGCTCCATAATAACCTCCTCTGAAATTTAATGGAGTATCTCTTATACACAGTAAGTAATAGGATGGATGCGATTGTTGAACCAAGTGTTGCTGTTAAACTAAATAATCCTAAAGCTAGAAATCCAATAGAAAGCATATCACCAGGATTGAGAAGCACAACCATAAAGCAGAGGATTGCACATACTAACAAAATACCTGGAACTAGAAAGACGAGCGGTTTCTTTATATCTTTTAATTTACTACTGATTGGAAAACTAATTAAACCTGGTATGATTAGAAAGCCTAAAAAAGTAAATATAGATTCAAACATTTTTTAATACCCCCTTGATTCACCTTAATTATATATTAAATCAAGAAGTCTTCTTAGTTTTTACATCCCCTACGACATCGACAGTAGAATAACCAATATTGACTAAATGGTCTCCAATTCTTTCTAATTGAGAAGTAAAATCGAAGAAGTACTTAGAATGTTCTAATTGACATTCACCCGTTCTAAGTCTTACGACATGATTCTTTTCATAGGATGCTTTATGATGATCAATTAAAGACTCTAATTGATCAAGTTGAGGTAATTCGGAAACTTTATTTTTTGTATAAATGATATAGGTTAAATCAAACATATGTCTTAAATCAAGAATAAAGGTTTTAAGTTCTTCTTGAGCAGTTCCACTAAATGAGATTTGTTCGGTAACCATAGCATTCGTTAAATGAACAAAGTTGTGTGCATGGTCTGCAATGCGTTCTAAGTCATTGATGACATGATACATTTTACCAATCACAAGTTCTGCATGATAATTTAATCGTTCACTGGATAATTTAACTAAATATAATGATATTGCACTATTTAAGTAGTCGATGACATCTTCAATCTCATCGACTCTTTTAATGTCTTCTGGTTTTCCATTTTCAATACTAATAAATCCGTTGTTTAGATTCTCTTTAACGAGTTCAAACATTCTTAAAAGTTCTTTTTCAAGTGCAGCTAGTGCAAATGAAGGTGTTTTTAATAATCGTTCAGTAACAAACTTAAGGGATTTATCTTCAGTCTTTGTTTCTTGAGGTTTCACTAATAGATAAGATAATTTTTCTAGTTGTTTAATGAAGAGAAGTGCAATCACAGCAGTTGAAATATTAAAGAAGATTTGGAATAAGGATACTTGGAACCCTAATTCAAATGATTTAATAAAATTAAGAATTGGATCGTTAAAGATGACAATTATTAATGTAAAGATGACACAACCTAATAAGTTAAAGATAAATTGGACAAGTGCTAAACGTTTACTGTCGGCATTACCACGAAGGGATGCTAACATACCGGTTGCAGTCGTACCAACCTCAGCACCAAGTACAATAAAGAGTGCGTATTCGATTGGAATAGTTCCACTTGATACAAGTAAGATAGATAACCCAACGACTAATGTTGATGAATTCACAATTGCAGTAAATAAAATACTCAACATAATCAAGAAGACTGGGAAATTAACTGCTTCAAATACATTTGAAATAAAAGTCTTCATTGCATCATTTTTGAATGCATCACCAGCAAGATTTAATCCAATAAAAATCAAACCAAAGCCAATGAAAATCTGGCCAATGCGTTTGACATTTGATTTCTTCGCAGTCATTTCAATGACAACACCAACAAGCGTAAAAAGTGAGAAATAGATTGCAAAATCAAATGTAGCAAAACTACTTAATAAACCAGTTAAAGTTGTACCAACGTTTGCTCCAAGGATAATCGCAATCCCTTGGTAGAGTGTCAATAAATTTGCATTTAAAAATGAAATTGTCATCACGGTAACTAAGCCTGATGACTGCATAATGGCAGTAATGAATGCACCGAATCCAAATGAGACGAATCGATTATTGGACACCTTGCTCATACCCTTACTCATTTTTTTTAGATGATACTTTTTCTAATCCTGATGACATTTGGTGGATACCAACTAAGAAGATTGATAATCCGGTAAGTAAAGTAACGAAACTCGTGATGATTTCCATCGGAATCCCCCTGAAATTTAAGTAGTCATTTGTTTTTATTATACCTCACGTAGAATCTTATTATATATAGTAAAATAAGAATGGAGCACTTGAAAGGATATTAATCTATGGAAAACATCCGAATTAAAAACTTAATTGAAGCATGTGAAAAGCACCCAGAAATACAATTAATCGATATGGTTATAATGCAAGATGATCAAGTTATTTTTGATTGGACTAAACCCCCATATCAAAAAGATACAAAACACTTATTATTTTCCGTGACGAAATCTTTTACTTCATTAGCAATAGGTATACTCTGCGACCAAGGAAAAATTACTGTAGATGATTTGGTCAGTGATTATTTCAAAGAAGAAACTAAAGA encodes:
- a CDS encoding diacylglycerol/lipid kinase family protein, with protein sequence MKAVLIYNEASGKGRVRKDFDKINAFFKLNQWEVDYYQVTKEKDLSMDCFDMAENYDTFLIAGGDGTIHSVIQGIMKVEKEKRPKLLFLPYGTTNDVAGMLGLGKNVFYNLALLKTDIFEEMDVYKANEDYFVYAAAIGKFSKISYEIDRKKLRWLGPIGYVMNGFNDLFSMYKMKVIAKTQTKIYEKRSFLILMAAGSRVGGFNMSKFTKDVKLNSGKLAIRIFTRNHPFSWFKMVWFYLFRGRHFKNDLHLNESMIQFDIDPKLTWNLDGEKGPKGPLKIEVMNKEITVFVHPKHRNRLF
- a CDS encoding ABC transporter ATP-binding protein, with protein sequence MDKILEVKELYKKFGDLVAVNNISFYVKRGELYAFLGQNGAGKSTTINMIITLLDRNGGSILLNGKDDPAYIREKIGVVFQENVLDPLLTVRENLLTRGILYLKDKNKVLERYNELAEFLELKDIENKRFKTLSGGQKRRAEIARALFSNPELLILDEPTTGLDPETRQVVWKVIDNLRIKHGITVFLTTHYMEEAANADHVVIIHKGNIVAKGSPTELKVQYSKDYFRLVPKDIKALEVFLSKSKRTFKKVADQYYVEIKNTEDTINLIIELKDNIDTFEVVKGTLDDVFVNVVGEQK
- a CDS encoding ABC transporter permease — protein: MSEFLALTTRNIKIFLRDKTAVFFSFLSVIILLGLYILFLGNQFKMEELNGLFTDQEQSFFVYSQMIPGLIVINTLTISLGNLGNVINDLEYKIMDGFMVTPVKRFKVIFAYYSSSLLITIALSWAMLLAAWGLLGITSGIFFNPSIILNAALVIVLCSFISSAFMVLLTAFIKSINAFGAVAGVFGTVIGFTSGIYMPLAILPQAMSYVSSLIPFTHMTILLRQIMFVQAYEMLETKLNAEGLAEINKYYGLNELGVLGQQIPLYIILILCVALSLGLLLLATKLISKRISKK
- a CDS encoding Na/Pi cotransporter family protein, which encodes MSKVSNNRFVSFGFGAFITAIMQSSGLVTVMTISFLNANLLTLYQGIAIILGANVGTTLTGLLSSFATFDFAIYFSLFTLVGVVIEMTAKKSNVKRIGQIFIGFGLIFIGLNLAGDAFKNDAMKTFISNVFEAVNFPVFLIMLSILFTAIVNSSTLVVGLSILLVSSGTIPIEYALFIVLGAEVGTTATGMLASLRGNADSKRLALVQFIFNLLGCVIFTLIIVIFNDPILNFIKSFELGFQVSLFQIFFNISTAVIALLFIKQLEKLSYLLVKPQETKTEDKSLKFVTERLLKTPSFALAALEKELLRMFELVKENLNNGFISIENGKPEDIKRVDEIEDVIDYLNSAISLYLVKLSSERLNYHAELVIGKMYHVINDLERIADHAHNFVHLTNAMVTEQISFSGTAQEELKTFILDLRHMFDLTYIIYTKNKVSELPQLDQLESLIDHHKASYEKNHVVRLRTGECQLEHSKYFFDFTSQLERIGDHLVNIGYSTVDVVGDVKTKKTS